One genomic segment of Helianthus annuus cultivar XRQ/B chromosome 14, HanXRQr2.0-SUNRISE, whole genome shotgun sequence includes these proteins:
- the LOC110907702 gene encoding agamous-like MADS-box protein AGL61, with protein MAKKPSLGRQKIKIAKIQIKNHLQVTFSKRRSGLFKKASELCTLCGVEIAIVVFSPAGKVFSFGHPKVESIIDRFLARNPNLSSTSLHLIEAHRIASIPELNVQLTYILNELEAEKKRSETLDEMRKASQSQFWWEAPIENLNMHELEQLKNSMEELKKTLTIQANRLFAENSNSMSFFGTNNNIPGGVDHYEMKPAPIISTSSSAASHAHSYGYGHGF; from the coding sequence ATGGCTAAGAAACCAAGTTTGGGTCGCCAAAAAATCAAAATCGCTAAGATTCAAATAAAAAATCATCTACAGGTGACTTTCTCAAAGAGGCGATCCGGGCTCTTCAAGAAGGCTAGTGAGCTTTGCACGTTGTGCGGGGTTGAAATAGCCATTGTGGTATTCTCCCCTGCTGGGAAAGTCTTTTCCTTTGGTCATCCTAAGGTCGAATCAATTATTGACAGATTCTTAGCGCGAAACCCTAATCTCAGCTCGACTAGTTTACATCTCATAGAGGCACATAGAATAGCAAGCATTCCTGAACTAAACGTGCAGCTAACATACATACTCAACGAGTTAGAAGCGGAGAAAAAAAGAAGCGAGACACTAGATGAAATGAGAAAGGCGAGCCAGAGTCAGTTTTGGTGGGAAGCACCAATTGAGAACCTGAATATGCATGAACTTGAACAACTGAAGAATTCCATGGAGGAACTTAAAAAGACTCTGACTATACAAGCCAATAGGCTTTTCGCAGAAAACTCTAACTCTATGTCGTTTTTCGGTACTAATAATAATATCCCAGGTGGTGTTGATCACTATGAGATGAAGCCTGCTCCCATCATTTCAACATCATCTTCTGCCGCTTCTCATGCCCATAGCTATGGCTATGGCCATGGTTTTTAA